From a single Candoia aspera isolate rCanAsp1 chromosome 10, rCanAsp1.hap2, whole genome shotgun sequence genomic region:
- the PSMD8 gene encoding 26S proteasome non-ATPase regulatory subunit 8: protein MASAVAMMAAAGGPVLNGADAAGLKEAAGMYEQLRAEWNRKNLSLSKCGDLLGRLKLALLELNFLPTTGTKLTKQQLILARDILEIGAQWSILKKDIPSFERYMAQLKCYYFDYKDELPESAYKHQLLGLNLLFLLSQNRVAEFHTELERLPAKDIQTNVYIKHPVSLEQYLMEGSYNKVFLAKGNIPAESYAFFIDILLDTVRDEIASCIEKAYEKILFNEATRMLFFTPKKMSDYAKKRGWLLGPNNHYCFMGQQQKPEDATIPSTELAKQVIEYARQLEMIV from the exons ATGGCTTCGGCGGTGGCGATGATGGCGGCGGCCGGGGGCCCGGTGCTGAACGGGGCCGATGCGGCGGGGCTGAAGGAAGCGGCGGGTATGTACGAGCAGCTGCGGGCGGAGTGGAACCGCAAGAACCTCAGCTTGAGCAAATGCGGCGACTTGCTGGGCCGCCTTAAG TTGGCTCTGCTTGAACTTAACTTTCTGCCCACCACAGGGACAAAACTGACTAAACAGCAGCTTATTTTGGCAA GAGACATTTTAGAAATCGGAGCCCAGTGGAGCATCTTGAAGAAAGACATCCCATCTTTTGAAAGATATATGGCCCAGCTCAAATGCTACTACTTTGATTACAA AGACGAATTACCGGAGTCGGCCTACAAGCACCAGCTGCTGGGCTTGAACCTCCTCTTCCTGCTGTCCCAGAACCGGGTTGCCGAGTTCCACACCGAGCTGGAACGACTGCCAGCAAAGGACATTCAGACCAATGTCTACATCAAGCACCCTGTATCTCTTGAACAG TACCTGATGGAAGGTAGCTACAACAAAGTCTTCCTGGCAAAAGGCAACATCCCGGCTGAGAGCTATGCGTTTTTCATTGACATCTTGCTGGACACCGTCAG GGACGAAATTGCCAGCTGCATCGAGAAAGCCTACGAGAAGATCCTGTTCAACGAGGCCACCCGCATGCTCTTCTTCACCCCCAAGAAGATGTCCGACTATGCCAAGAAG CGAGGCTGGCTCCTCGGCCCAAACAACCATTACTGCTTCATGGGGCAGCAGCAGAAGCCGGAAGACGCCACCATCCCCTCCACAGAGCTAGCCAAGCAGGTCATCGAATACGCTCGGCAGTTGGAGATGATCGTCTGA
- the SPRED3 gene encoding sprouty-related, EVH1 domain-containing protein 3, giving the protein MVRVRAVVMTRDDSSGGWVPMGGGGLSHVTICKVRHPDEGQCRQYLINGERLRDQTTILECALKRDLVYNKVNPIFHHWKVGDNKFGLTFQSPADAATFEKGVQAALKEITEGSLSATSSATSSSEDEAAGRDEALTVCTDSESSLNSQKEMLPKPITIVTSESSSTCFIRTPISEEFPFSSTQGAASAGPVQVPPLQQLSLPDEEELESIAPCPWVTKGYEDYRRAVVQKHQPDTEKIDLCVHFEKGGRGSRSPREKEHSFPPGAEGRLKDPKASPSCRIHGAPSPAKHKPLKEPQPPPPPPPGAMGMEEDTVPSRCVYCRDVFNNEENGRGQCQDAPDPIGHCVYQFTCMWCAESMLYHCMSDSEGEYSDPCSCDTGHPHFCVRWLALATLSLVVPCMCCYLPLHACYSCGERCGCCGGKHKAVR; this is encoded by the exons ATGGTTCGGGTGCGGGCTGTGGTGATGACCCGAGACGACTCAAGCGGCGGTTGGGTGCCCATGGGCGGTGGTGGCCTGAGCCATGTGACCATCTGTAAAGTCCGGCACCCAGACGAGGGGCAATGCCGTCAGTACCTGATCAACGGGGAGCGCCTCCGGGACCAGACG ACCATCTTGGAGTGTGCCTTGAAAAGGGACCTCGTCTACAACAAGGTGAATCCCATTTTCCACCACTGGAAAGTGGGGGACAACAAGTTTGGCCTCACCTTTCAGAGCCCTGCAGATGCAGCGACTTTTGAGAAGGGCGTGCAAGCCGCTCTGAAGGAGATCACGGAAG GCTCCCTTTCAGCTACCTCCAGTGCCACTTCCTCCTCCGAGGATGAAGCAGCTGGCCGGGACGAAGCCCTTACT GTGTGCACGGACAGCGAGTCCTCCTTGAACAGTCAGAAGGAAATGCTCCCCAAGCCCATCACCATTGTGACCAGTGAGTCCTCCTCCACCTGCTTCATTCGTACCCCCATTTCTGAAGAGTTCCCCTTCAGTTCAACACAAGGGGCTGCCTCAGCTGGACCG GTGCAAGTCCCGCCCTTGCAGCAGCTGAGTCTCCCAGACGAGGAGGAGCTGGAGAGCATCGCCCCTTGTCCCTGGGTCACCAAAGGCTACGAGGACTACCGCCGGGCCGTGGTTCAGAAGCACCAGCCGGACACCGAGAAGATTGACCTGTGCGTGCACTTTGAGAAGGGCGGCAGAGGCAGCAGATCCCCGCGGGAGAAGGAGCACAGCTTCCCACCGGGGGCCGAGGGGCGGCTCAAAGATCCCAAGGCCTCTCCCTCCTGTCGGATCCACGGGGCCCCTTCCCCTGCGAAACACAAGCCGTTGAAGGAGCCGCAGCCGCCGCCCCCACCGCCCCCCGGAGCCATGGGCATGGAAGAGGACACCGTGCCCTCGCGGTGCGTCTACTGCCGGGACGTCTTTAACAACGAGGAGAACGGGCGCGGGCAGTGCCAAGATGCGCCGGACCCCATTGGCCACTGCGTCTACCAGTTCACCTGCATGTGGTGTGCCGAGAGCATGCTGTACCACTGCATGTCGGACTCCGAAGGGGAGTACTCGGACCCTTGTTCCTGCGACACCGGCCACCCACACTTCTGCGTCCGCTGGCTGGCCCTGGCCACCCTCTCCCTGGTGGTCCCGTGCATGTGCTGCTACCTGCCCCTCCACGCCTGCTACTCGTGCGGGGAGCGCTGCGGCTGCTGCGGCGGCAAGCACAAAGCTGTCCGGTGA